In Antennarius striatus isolate MH-2024 chromosome 10, ASM4005453v1, whole genome shotgun sequence, one DNA window encodes the following:
- the LOC137602392 gene encoding LIM and calponin homology domains-containing protein 1-like isoform X2: MASPASPAADAGPSHQHHPADSAVQEAQTWIEAVTGRCFGDKDFREGLENGILLCELLSSIKPGLVKKINRLPTPVAGLDNLGVFLRGCVELGLKGSQLFDPGDLQDTSTRPTSKGSDCSRKLKNVLITIYWLGRAANGCTSYSGPTLNLKEFEGLLSQMRKEAEEAESPKRSIRDSGYIDCWDSERSDSLSPPHHGREDSFDSLDSFGSRSRQTPSPDVLVPRGSSDGRGSDSESDAPPHRRMPDVRKDDMSARRTSVSEPKSVLPFNQYLPNKSNQSGYVPTPLRKKKSDKEGGGRKSWSTATSPVGGDRPFSTPARSCSEELNRRPTTRASNPPASLSVDASRKTPEQEDAAMKRGVRDDAEEDEKRGHRTLTSPGYITAKNPFYILPVAMTTTDSGHRKERTQSESEDPSQRGTSWSDGNLPTTVSMIDMRGEEEAALQPHSQVRHERMHNQYNKMKEEDDQWQDDLARWKNRRRSISQDLIKKEEERKMMEQLMSGHVGISERRRSIKTYREIVEDKERREEELREAYKRAQTPEEASAVLQRYAQRFSISEAVLERLQLPKLLDRSVSADASLSHSPLPLSLSGSPTAAATLDPFDADPDGPLRYLRQQSAPAPKFTSTLEARIEEVPRDSWHQRPQIRSRSSDPPTSRGLTPKPIPLLSPKPYLQSSRAAGDPWSGKVDSLLRVNGEGLDAPATPESQGRESPPRFEASPSSNSAVDYAPPGTESPDRDGEGGERAAPPCRPTSLPSELQTPGGQSRSAPEEAGPAAEPAPPAEAKEGLEETGTELMSNHVPSGVGSGWSQPVASQASVPTSPDPSEEVKKPPSSAAPGTSGHHPPKETTGEIPNNIRSPLATSNPKLRWDFFAPPDETGKDCRGNVSVPVSPQARRDDRWSWDPDEERKRQERWQQEQERVLQEKYRCEQEKLKEEWEKAQREVAEEERKYHEEERRILEETVTPLTPRSSALPSPIRGGEPTSASDPQDAIVRSLADWERKQELLERQSRGGTESVEWKQRLNDRTSDISTADDSMRTGRSLPSQSSSQAEPLSHSLQNGQKPPPMSANSSTPVKKQQEPSAVGSKSSRPGGDRRIGPIDHNVVSGSSKTPSAFPKPPDAVPPAPNRSVSGKKLCSSCGQPLGKGAAMIIETLSLYFHIQCFKCGVCKGQLGDTTTGTDVRIRNGLLNCHQCYIRSRSAGQPTTL; the protein is encoded by the exons GACAACCTGGGTGTGTTTCTGCGCGGCTGTGTGGAGTTGGGACTCAAAGGCTCGCAGCTGTTTGACCCCGGCGACCTGCAGGACACGTCGACGCGCCCCACCTCCAA GGGAAGTGACTGCAGCCGAAAACTCAAGAAT GTGCTGATCACCATCTACTGGTTGGGTCGTGCCGCCAACGGCTGTACGTCCTACAGCGGGCCCACGCTGAACCTGAAGGAGTTTGAGGGCCTGCTGTCACAGATGCGAAAG GAGGCGGAGGAGGCAGAGAGCCCCAAACGCAGCATCCGTGACAGCGGCTACATCGACTGCTGGGACTCCGAGCGCAGCGACTCGCTCTCCCCGCCGCACCACGGCCGCGAGGACTCCTTCGACAGCCTGGACTCCTTCGGCTCACGCTCACGACAGACCCCGTCCCCGGACGTCCTGGTCCCCCGGGGCAGCAGCGATG GCCGCGGCAGCGACTCGGAgtctgatgcccccccccacaggaggATGCCAGACGTGCGTAAGGACGACATGTCGGCGCGGCGGACGTCCGTCAGCGAGCCCAAAAGCGTCCTGCCCTTCAACCAGTACCTCCCCAACAAGAGCAACCAGAGCGGCTACGTGCCCACGCCGCTGCGCAAGAAGAAGAGCgacaaggaggggggggggcgcaagAGCTGGAGTACCGCCACCTCCCCGGTGGGCGGAGACAGACCTTTCAG TACTCCGGCTCGCTCGTGCTCGGAGGAGCTCAACCGTCGCCCGACGACTCGGGCATCGAACCCCCCAGCGTCCCTTTCGGTCGACGCGTCCAGGAAAACTCCGGAGCAGGAAGACGCGGCGATGAAGAGAGGAGTcagagatgatgcagaagaagaTGAGAAGCGTGGGCATCGAACCCTGACCTCACCCGGATACATCACCGCCAAGAATCCCTTCTATATTCTCCCCGTAGCCATGACAACAACAGATTCGGGCCACCGGAAGGAAAGGACGCAGAGCGAAAGTGAGGACCCGTCGCAAAGAGGGACGTCTTGGTCGGATGGGAATCTCCCAACAAC TGTGAGTATGATCGACATGCGTGGCGAGGAGGAGGCCGCCCTGCAGCCCCACAGTCAGGTGCGACATGAACGGATGCACAACCAGTACAAcaagatgaaggaggaggacgACCAGTGGCAGGAT gaccTGGCCCGTTGGAAGAATCGGAGGAGGAGCATTTCCCAGGACCTCatcaagaaggaggaggagaggaagatgatggagCAGCTGATGTCGGGACACGTCGGCATCTCCGAGAGGAGGAGAAGCATCAAGACTTACCGAGAGATCGTGGAGGACAA GGAGCGTCGTGAGGAGGAGCTCAGAGAAGCTTACAAACGAGCCCAAACCCCCGAGGAGGCGTCGGCCGTGCTCCAGCGTTACGCCCAGCGGTTCTCCATCAGCGAAGCCGTCCTGGAACGGCTGCAGCTCCCGAAGCTGCTGGACCGCAGCGTGTCGGCCGACGCCTCCTTGTCCCACTCGCCCCTCCCGCTCTCGCTGTCGGGCtcccccaccgccgccgccacccTGGACCCGTTCGACGCCGACCCCGACGGGCCGCTGAGGTACCTCCGCCAGCAGTCCGCCCCGGCTCCAAAGTTCACGTCCACGCTGGAGGCGCGTATCGAGGAGGTTCCCAGAGACTCGTGGCACCAGCGGCCTCAGATCCGGTCCCGCTCGTCCGACCCCCCCACCAGTCGGGGCCTGACGCCCAAACCGATACCTCTGCTGTCGCCCAAGCCTTACCTCCAGTCCAGTCGTGCGGCGGGTGACCCGTGGTCCGGCAAG GTGGACAGCTTGCTCCGAGTCAACGGCGAAGGCCTCGACGCCCCCGCCACGCCCGAGAGTCAAGGAAGGGAGTCTCCTCCTCGCTTTGAGGCGTCTCCTTCCAGTAACAGCGCCGTCGACTACGCCCCCCCAGGCACAGAAAGCCCCGATCGAGATGGGGAAGGCGGAGAGAGAGCGGCGCCGCCCTGTCGGCCCACCTCGCTCCCGTCG GAGCTGCAGACGCCAGGAGGTCAGTCCAGATCCGCTCCAGAGGAGGCCGGTCCTGCAGCCGAaccagcgccccctgcag AAGCCAAAGAAGGACTAGAGGAGACTGGAACTGAGCTGATGTCCAACCACGTCCCGTCTGGAGTCGGGTCCGGGTGGAGTCAGCCGGTAGCTTCACAG GCGAGTGTTCCGACTTCTCCTGATCCGTCAGAGGAAGTAAAGAAACCTCCGAGCTCCGCTGCGCCGGGAACGTCTGGCCATCACCCCCCGAAGGAAACGACGGGAG AAATTCCAAACAATATCAGGTCTCCGCTGGCAACCAGCAACCCCAAATTACGCTGGGACTTCTTCGCTCCTCCAG ACGAGACGGGGAAGGATTGTCGTGGAAAC GTGTCAGTCCCGGTCTCGCCTCAAGCCAGGCGGGACGACCGCTGGTCTTGGGACCCGGATGAGGAGCGAAAGCGTCAGGAAAGGTGGCAGCAAGAGCAGGAGCGCGTGCTGCAG gaGAAGTACCGGTGCGAGCAGgagaagctgaaggaggagTGGGAGAAGGCGCAGAGGGAGGTggcggaggaggagaggaagtaCCACGAGGAG GAGCGAAGGATCCTGGAGGAAACGGTGACTCCTCTGACCCCCCGCTCCTCGgccctgccctcccccatcCGGGGGGGGGAGCCGACCTCGGCTTCGGACCCGCAGGACGCCATCGTCCGCTCCCTGGCAGACTGGGAACGCAAGCAGGAACTGCTGGAGAGGCAGTCG AGGGGGGGCACAGAGAGCGTGGAATGGAAACAGCGGTTGAACGACAGGACGAGTGACATCAGCACCGCCGACGACAGCATGAGGACGGGCAGAAG CTTGCCGAGTCAGAGCAGCAGCCAGGCGGAGCCGCTGAGTCACAGCCTCCAGAACGGCCAGAAACCCCCCCCGATGTCTGCCAACTCCTCCACCCCCGTGAAGAAACAACAGGAACCCTCGGCGGTCGGCAGCAAGTCCAGCCGGCCTGGAGGGGACAGGAG GATCGGTCCCATTGATCATAACGTGGTCAGCGGCTCATCAAAAACCCCCTCAGCATTTCCAAAACCTCCAGACGCCGTTCCTCCAGCACCAAACAG GTCCGTCAGCGGGAAGAAGCTGTGCTCCAGCTGCGGGCAGCCGTTAGGGAAGGGGGCGGCCATGATCATAGAGACCCTCAGCCTCTACTTCCACATTCAGTGCTTCAAG TGTGGGGTCTGTAAGGGGCAGTTGGGCGACACCACCACGGGGACAGACGTCCGGATCAGAAACGGCCTCCTCAACTGCCACCAGTGCTACATCCGATCGCGCT CGGCCGGACAGCCGACCACGTTGTGA
- the LOC137602392 gene encoding LIM and calponin homology domains-containing protein 1-like isoform X4, with protein sequence MASPASPAADAGPSHQHHPADSAVQEAQTWIEAVTGRCFGDKDFREGLENGILLCELLSSIKPGLVKKINRLPTPVAGLDNLGVFLRGCVELGLKGSQLFDPGDLQDTSTRPTSKGSDCSRKLKNVLITIYWLGRAANGCTSYSGPTLNLKEFEGLLSQMRKEAEEAESPKRSIRDSGYIDCWDSERSDSLSPPHHGREDSFDSLDSFGSRSRQTPSPDVLVPRGSSDGRGSDSESDAPPHRRMPDVRKDDMSARRTSVSEPKSVLPFNQYLPNKSNQSGYVPTPLRKKKSDKEGGGRKSWSTATSPVGGDRPFRSVSMIDMRGEEEAALQPHSQVRHERMHNQYNKMKEEDDQWQDDLARWKNRRRSISQDLIKKEEERKMMEQLMSGHVGISERRRSIKTYREIVEDKERREEELREAYKRAQTPEEASAVLQRYAQRFSISEAVLERLQLPKLLDRSVSADASLSHSPLPLSLSGSPTAAATLDPFDADPDGPLRYLRQQSAPAPKFTSTLEARIEEVPRDSWHQRPQIRSRSSDPPTSRGLTPKPIPLLSPKPYLQSSRAAGDPWSGKVDSLLRVNGEGLDAPATPESQGRESPPRFEASPSSNSAVDYAPPGTESPDRDGEGGERAAPPCRPTSLPSELQTPGGQSRSAPEEAGPAAEPAPPAEAKEGLEETGTELMSNHVPSGVGSGWSQPVASQASVPTSPDPSEEVKKPPSSAAPGTSGHHPPKETTGEIPNNIRSPLATSNPKLRWDFFAPPDETGKDCRGNVSVPVSPQARRDDRWSWDPDEERKRQERWQQEQERVLQEKYRCEQEKLKEEWEKAQREVAEEERKYHEEERRILEETVTPLTPRSSALPSPIRGGEPTSASDPQDAIVRSLADWERKQELLERQSRGGTESVEWKQRLNDRTSDISTADDSMRTGRSLPSQSSSQAEPLSHSLQNGQKPPPMSANSSTPVKKQQEPSAVGSKSSRPGGDRRIGPIDHNVVSGSSKTPSAFPKPPDAVPPAPNRSVSGKKLCSSCGQPLGKGAAMIIETLSLYFHIQCFKCGVCKGQLGDTTTGTDVRIRNGLLNCHQCYIRSRSAGQPTTL encoded by the exons GACAACCTGGGTGTGTTTCTGCGCGGCTGTGTGGAGTTGGGACTCAAAGGCTCGCAGCTGTTTGACCCCGGCGACCTGCAGGACACGTCGACGCGCCCCACCTCCAA GGGAAGTGACTGCAGCCGAAAACTCAAGAAT GTGCTGATCACCATCTACTGGTTGGGTCGTGCCGCCAACGGCTGTACGTCCTACAGCGGGCCCACGCTGAACCTGAAGGAGTTTGAGGGCCTGCTGTCACAGATGCGAAAG GAGGCGGAGGAGGCAGAGAGCCCCAAACGCAGCATCCGTGACAGCGGCTACATCGACTGCTGGGACTCCGAGCGCAGCGACTCGCTCTCCCCGCCGCACCACGGCCGCGAGGACTCCTTCGACAGCCTGGACTCCTTCGGCTCACGCTCACGACAGACCCCGTCCCCGGACGTCCTGGTCCCCCGGGGCAGCAGCGATG GCCGCGGCAGCGACTCGGAgtctgatgcccccccccacaggaggATGCCAGACGTGCGTAAGGACGACATGTCGGCGCGGCGGACGTCCGTCAGCGAGCCCAAAAGCGTCCTGCCCTTCAACCAGTACCTCCCCAACAAGAGCAACCAGAGCGGCTACGTGCCCACGCCGCTGCGCAAGAAGAAGAGCgacaaggaggggggggggcgcaagAGCTGGAGTACCGCCACCTCCCCGGTGGGCGGAGACAGACCTTTCAG AAGTGTGAGTATGATCGACATGCGTGGCGAGGAGGAGGCCGCCCTGCAGCCCCACAGTCAGGTGCGACATGAACGGATGCACAACCAGTACAAcaagatgaaggaggaggacgACCAGTGGCAGGAT gaccTGGCCCGTTGGAAGAATCGGAGGAGGAGCATTTCCCAGGACCTCatcaagaaggaggaggagaggaagatgatggagCAGCTGATGTCGGGACACGTCGGCATCTCCGAGAGGAGGAGAAGCATCAAGACTTACCGAGAGATCGTGGAGGACAA GGAGCGTCGTGAGGAGGAGCTCAGAGAAGCTTACAAACGAGCCCAAACCCCCGAGGAGGCGTCGGCCGTGCTCCAGCGTTACGCCCAGCGGTTCTCCATCAGCGAAGCCGTCCTGGAACGGCTGCAGCTCCCGAAGCTGCTGGACCGCAGCGTGTCGGCCGACGCCTCCTTGTCCCACTCGCCCCTCCCGCTCTCGCTGTCGGGCtcccccaccgccgccgccacccTGGACCCGTTCGACGCCGACCCCGACGGGCCGCTGAGGTACCTCCGCCAGCAGTCCGCCCCGGCTCCAAAGTTCACGTCCACGCTGGAGGCGCGTATCGAGGAGGTTCCCAGAGACTCGTGGCACCAGCGGCCTCAGATCCGGTCCCGCTCGTCCGACCCCCCCACCAGTCGGGGCCTGACGCCCAAACCGATACCTCTGCTGTCGCCCAAGCCTTACCTCCAGTCCAGTCGTGCGGCGGGTGACCCGTGGTCCGGCAAG GTGGACAGCTTGCTCCGAGTCAACGGCGAAGGCCTCGACGCCCCCGCCACGCCCGAGAGTCAAGGAAGGGAGTCTCCTCCTCGCTTTGAGGCGTCTCCTTCCAGTAACAGCGCCGTCGACTACGCCCCCCCAGGCACAGAAAGCCCCGATCGAGATGGGGAAGGCGGAGAGAGAGCGGCGCCGCCCTGTCGGCCCACCTCGCTCCCGTCG GAGCTGCAGACGCCAGGAGGTCAGTCCAGATCCGCTCCAGAGGAGGCCGGTCCTGCAGCCGAaccagcgccccctgcag AAGCCAAAGAAGGACTAGAGGAGACTGGAACTGAGCTGATGTCCAACCACGTCCCGTCTGGAGTCGGGTCCGGGTGGAGTCAGCCGGTAGCTTCACAG GCGAGTGTTCCGACTTCTCCTGATCCGTCAGAGGAAGTAAAGAAACCTCCGAGCTCCGCTGCGCCGGGAACGTCTGGCCATCACCCCCCGAAGGAAACGACGGGAG AAATTCCAAACAATATCAGGTCTCCGCTGGCAACCAGCAACCCCAAATTACGCTGGGACTTCTTCGCTCCTCCAG ACGAGACGGGGAAGGATTGTCGTGGAAAC GTGTCAGTCCCGGTCTCGCCTCAAGCCAGGCGGGACGACCGCTGGTCTTGGGACCCGGATGAGGAGCGAAAGCGTCAGGAAAGGTGGCAGCAAGAGCAGGAGCGCGTGCTGCAG gaGAAGTACCGGTGCGAGCAGgagaagctgaaggaggagTGGGAGAAGGCGCAGAGGGAGGTggcggaggaggagaggaagtaCCACGAGGAG GAGCGAAGGATCCTGGAGGAAACGGTGACTCCTCTGACCCCCCGCTCCTCGgccctgccctcccccatcCGGGGGGGGGAGCCGACCTCGGCTTCGGACCCGCAGGACGCCATCGTCCGCTCCCTGGCAGACTGGGAACGCAAGCAGGAACTGCTGGAGAGGCAGTCG AGGGGGGGCACAGAGAGCGTGGAATGGAAACAGCGGTTGAACGACAGGACGAGTGACATCAGCACCGCCGACGACAGCATGAGGACGGGCAGAAG CTTGCCGAGTCAGAGCAGCAGCCAGGCGGAGCCGCTGAGTCACAGCCTCCAGAACGGCCAGAAACCCCCCCCGATGTCTGCCAACTCCTCCACCCCCGTGAAGAAACAACAGGAACCCTCGGCGGTCGGCAGCAAGTCCAGCCGGCCTGGAGGGGACAGGAG GATCGGTCCCATTGATCATAACGTGGTCAGCGGCTCATCAAAAACCCCCTCAGCATTTCCAAAACCTCCAGACGCCGTTCCTCCAGCACCAAACAG GTCCGTCAGCGGGAAGAAGCTGTGCTCCAGCTGCGGGCAGCCGTTAGGGAAGGGGGCGGCCATGATCATAGAGACCCTCAGCCTCTACTTCCACATTCAGTGCTTCAAG TGTGGGGTCTGTAAGGGGCAGTTGGGCGACACCACCACGGGGACAGACGTCCGGATCAGAAACGGCCTCCTCAACTGCCACCAGTGCTACATCCGATCGCGCT CGGCCGGACAGCCGACCACGTTGTGA
- the LOC137602392 gene encoding LIM and calponin homology domains-containing protein 1-like isoform X3, producing the protein MASPASPAADAGPSHQHHPADSAVQEAQTWIEAVTGRCFGDKDFREGLENGILLCELLSSIKPGLVKKINRLPTPVAGLDNLGVFLRGCVELGLKGSQLFDPGDLQDTSTRPTSKGSDCSRKLKNVLITIYWLGRAANGCTSYSGPTLNLKEFEGLLSQMRKEAEEAESPKRSIRDSGYIDCWDSERSDSLSPPHHGREDSFDSLDSFGSRSRQTPSPDVLVPRGSSDGRGSDSESDAPPHRRMPDVRKDDMSARRTSVSEPKSVLPFNQYLPNKSNQSGYVPTPLRKKKSDKEGGGRKSWSTATSPVGGDRPFSTPARSCSEELNRRPTTRASNPPASLSVDASRKTPEQEDAAMKRGVRDDAEEDEKRGHRTLTSPGYITAKNPFYILPVAMTTTDSGHRKERTQSESEDPSQRGTSWSDGNLPTTSVSMIDMRGEEEAALQPHSQVRHERMHNQYNKMKEEDDQWQDDLARWKNRRRSISQDLIKKEEERKMMEQLMSGHVGISERRRSIKTYREIVEDKERREEELREAYKRAQTPEEASAVLQRYAQRFSISEAVLERLQLPKLLDRSVSADASLSHSPLPLSLSGSPTAAATLDPFDADPDGPLRYLRQQSAPAPKFTSTLEARIEEVPRDSWHQRPQIRSRSSDPPTSRGLTPKPIPLLSPKPYLQSSRAAGDPWSGKVDSLLRVNGEGLDAPATPESQGRESPPRFEASPSSNSAVDYAPPGTESPDRDGEGGERAAPPCRPTSLPSELQTPGGQSRSAPEEAGPAAEPAPPAEAKEGLEETGTELMSNHVPSGVGSGWSQPVASQASVPTSPDPSEEVKKPPSSAAPGTSGHHPPKETTGEIPNNIRSPLATSNPKLRWDFFAPPDETGKDCRGNEKYRCEQEKLKEEWEKAQREVAEEERKYHEEERRILEETVTPLTPRSSALPSPIRGGEPTSASDPQDAIVRSLADWERKQELLERQSRGGTESVEWKQRLNDRTSDISTADDSMRTGRSLPSQSSSQAEPLSHSLQNGQKPPPMSANSSTPVKKQQEPSAVGSKSSRPGGDRRIGPIDHNVVSGSSKTPSAFPKPPDAVPPAPNRSVSGKKLCSSCGQPLGKGAAMIIETLSLYFHIQCFKCGVCKGQLGDTTTGTDVRIRNGLLNCHQCYIRSRSAGQPTTL; encoded by the exons GACAACCTGGGTGTGTTTCTGCGCGGCTGTGTGGAGTTGGGACTCAAAGGCTCGCAGCTGTTTGACCCCGGCGACCTGCAGGACACGTCGACGCGCCCCACCTCCAA GGGAAGTGACTGCAGCCGAAAACTCAAGAAT GTGCTGATCACCATCTACTGGTTGGGTCGTGCCGCCAACGGCTGTACGTCCTACAGCGGGCCCACGCTGAACCTGAAGGAGTTTGAGGGCCTGCTGTCACAGATGCGAAAG GAGGCGGAGGAGGCAGAGAGCCCCAAACGCAGCATCCGTGACAGCGGCTACATCGACTGCTGGGACTCCGAGCGCAGCGACTCGCTCTCCCCGCCGCACCACGGCCGCGAGGACTCCTTCGACAGCCTGGACTCCTTCGGCTCACGCTCACGACAGACCCCGTCCCCGGACGTCCTGGTCCCCCGGGGCAGCAGCGATG GCCGCGGCAGCGACTCGGAgtctgatgcccccccccacaggaggATGCCAGACGTGCGTAAGGACGACATGTCGGCGCGGCGGACGTCCGTCAGCGAGCCCAAAAGCGTCCTGCCCTTCAACCAGTACCTCCCCAACAAGAGCAACCAGAGCGGCTACGTGCCCACGCCGCTGCGCAAGAAGAAGAGCgacaaggaggggggggggcgcaagAGCTGGAGTACCGCCACCTCCCCGGTGGGCGGAGACAGACCTTTCAG TACTCCGGCTCGCTCGTGCTCGGAGGAGCTCAACCGTCGCCCGACGACTCGGGCATCGAACCCCCCAGCGTCCCTTTCGGTCGACGCGTCCAGGAAAACTCCGGAGCAGGAAGACGCGGCGATGAAGAGAGGAGTcagagatgatgcagaagaagaTGAGAAGCGTGGGCATCGAACCCTGACCTCACCCGGATACATCACCGCCAAGAATCCCTTCTATATTCTCCCCGTAGCCATGACAACAACAGATTCGGGCCACCGGAAGGAAAGGACGCAGAGCGAAAGTGAGGACCCGTCGCAAAGAGGGACGTCTTGGTCGGATGGGAATCTCCCAACAAC AAGTGTGAGTATGATCGACATGCGTGGCGAGGAGGAGGCCGCCCTGCAGCCCCACAGTCAGGTGCGACATGAACGGATGCACAACCAGTACAAcaagatgaaggaggaggacgACCAGTGGCAGGAT gaccTGGCCCGTTGGAAGAATCGGAGGAGGAGCATTTCCCAGGACCTCatcaagaaggaggaggagaggaagatgatggagCAGCTGATGTCGGGACACGTCGGCATCTCCGAGAGGAGGAGAAGCATCAAGACTTACCGAGAGATCGTGGAGGACAA GGAGCGTCGTGAGGAGGAGCTCAGAGAAGCTTACAAACGAGCCCAAACCCCCGAGGAGGCGTCGGCCGTGCTCCAGCGTTACGCCCAGCGGTTCTCCATCAGCGAAGCCGTCCTGGAACGGCTGCAGCTCCCGAAGCTGCTGGACCGCAGCGTGTCGGCCGACGCCTCCTTGTCCCACTCGCCCCTCCCGCTCTCGCTGTCGGGCtcccccaccgccgccgccacccTGGACCCGTTCGACGCCGACCCCGACGGGCCGCTGAGGTACCTCCGCCAGCAGTCCGCCCCGGCTCCAAAGTTCACGTCCACGCTGGAGGCGCGTATCGAGGAGGTTCCCAGAGACTCGTGGCACCAGCGGCCTCAGATCCGGTCCCGCTCGTCCGACCCCCCCACCAGTCGGGGCCTGACGCCCAAACCGATACCTCTGCTGTCGCCCAAGCCTTACCTCCAGTCCAGTCGTGCGGCGGGTGACCCGTGGTCCGGCAAG GTGGACAGCTTGCTCCGAGTCAACGGCGAAGGCCTCGACGCCCCCGCCACGCCCGAGAGTCAAGGAAGGGAGTCTCCTCCTCGCTTTGAGGCGTCTCCTTCCAGTAACAGCGCCGTCGACTACGCCCCCCCAGGCACAGAAAGCCCCGATCGAGATGGGGAAGGCGGAGAGAGAGCGGCGCCGCCCTGTCGGCCCACCTCGCTCCCGTCG GAGCTGCAGACGCCAGGAGGTCAGTCCAGATCCGCTCCAGAGGAGGCCGGTCCTGCAGCCGAaccagcgccccctgcag AAGCCAAAGAAGGACTAGAGGAGACTGGAACTGAGCTGATGTCCAACCACGTCCCGTCTGGAGTCGGGTCCGGGTGGAGTCAGCCGGTAGCTTCACAG GCGAGTGTTCCGACTTCTCCTGATCCGTCAGAGGAAGTAAAGAAACCTCCGAGCTCCGCTGCGCCGGGAACGTCTGGCCATCACCCCCCGAAGGAAACGACGGGAG AAATTCCAAACAATATCAGGTCTCCGCTGGCAACCAGCAACCCCAAATTACGCTGGGACTTCTTCGCTCCTCCAG ACGAGACGGGGAAGGATTGTCGTGGAAAC gaGAAGTACCGGTGCGAGCAGgagaagctgaaggaggagTGGGAGAAGGCGCAGAGGGAGGTggcggaggaggagaggaagtaCCACGAGGAG GAGCGAAGGATCCTGGAGGAAACGGTGACTCCTCTGACCCCCCGCTCCTCGgccctgccctcccccatcCGGGGGGGGGAGCCGACCTCGGCTTCGGACCCGCAGGACGCCATCGTCCGCTCCCTGGCAGACTGGGAACGCAAGCAGGAACTGCTGGAGAGGCAGTCG AGGGGGGGCACAGAGAGCGTGGAATGGAAACAGCGGTTGAACGACAGGACGAGTGACATCAGCACCGCCGACGACAGCATGAGGACGGGCAGAAG CTTGCCGAGTCAGAGCAGCAGCCAGGCGGAGCCGCTGAGTCACAGCCTCCAGAACGGCCAGAAACCCCCCCCGATGTCTGCCAACTCCTCCACCCCCGTGAAGAAACAACAGGAACCCTCGGCGGTCGGCAGCAAGTCCAGCCGGCCTGGAGGGGACAGGAG GATCGGTCCCATTGATCATAACGTGGTCAGCGGCTCATCAAAAACCCCCTCAGCATTTCCAAAACCTCCAGACGCCGTTCCTCCAGCACCAAACAG GTCCGTCAGCGGGAAGAAGCTGTGCTCCAGCTGCGGGCAGCCGTTAGGGAAGGGGGCGGCCATGATCATAGAGACCCTCAGCCTCTACTTCCACATTCAGTGCTTCAAG TGTGGGGTCTGTAAGGGGCAGTTGGGCGACACCACCACGGGGACAGACGTCCGGATCAGAAACGGCCTCCTCAACTGCCACCAGTGCTACATCCGATCGCGCT CGGCCGGACAGCCGACCACGTTGTGA